A genome region from Corallococcus soli includes the following:
- a CDS encoding type VI immunity family protein, translating to MQVTRKGRVVTQENISICLYLPRATAEVSSAVSQSLQIFTEVVGAQALTQYAHEDGEWRDLDHAGWEKIREKLRRSIRTHVSLTNDNPYPDSYEFNYDGKDLDNPQFRGFPDAVTAVQFVIPTAWMKSHGPQRVRELAIALAEPLPFSAGHAGYSVSGFLDFGTVMKDLVPQLLQHPGVDVLDLQRTAYDIGTRLRVPHWMTFIGDPALSEMGGTDFLRSQLHTPGTTVESLDASRAVVTLGPAPEPGGPDQPLPAYRELARVLEPWAFHAPHGPPGFPAATFQQWDRRFLDD from the coding sequence ATGCAGGTCACCCGAAAGGGCAGGGTTGTCACACAAGAAAACATCAGCATCTGCCTCTATCTCCCCAGAGCCACTGCGGAGGTCTCCAGCGCCGTATCGCAATCACTTCAAATATTCACCGAAGTGGTAGGAGCGCAGGCCCTCACGCAATATGCACACGAGGACGGTGAGTGGCGGGATTTGGATCATGCCGGTTGGGAGAAGATCCGCGAGAAGCTCCGTCGTTCGATCCGCACGCACGTTTCGCTCACCAATGACAATCCATATCCTGACAGTTATGAGTTCAATTACGATGGAAAGGACCTGGACAACCCACAGTTTCGTGGGTTCCCTGACGCCGTGACCGCAGTTCAATTCGTGATTCCAACGGCATGGATGAAGTCCCATGGACCGCAACGCGTCCGGGAATTGGCAATCGCTCTGGCCGAGCCACTGCCCTTCAGCGCAGGCCATGCGGGGTACTCTGTTTCCGGCTTCCTGGACTTTGGGACCGTCATGAAGGACCTCGTTCCCCAGTTGCTCCAGCATCCAGGAGTCGACGTCCTGGATCTCCAGCGGACCGCCTATGACATCGGCACCCGCCTGCGCGTCCCGCACTGGATGACGTTCATTGGCGATCCAGCCCTGAGCGAAATGGGCGGCACGGACTTCCTGCGCTCCCAGCTCCACACCCCTGGCACCACCGTGGAGTCCCTGGACGCGTCCCGGGCTGTCGTCACCCTGGGCCCGGCTCCGGAACCCGGAGGCCCCGATCAACCGCTGCCCGCGTACCGGGAGCTTGCCCGCGTCCTGGAGCCCTGGGCCTTCCACGCCCCTCACGGCCCCCCGGGCTTCCCCGCCGCGACCTTCCAACAGTGGGACCGCCGGTTCCTCGACGACTGA
- a CDS encoding NADH:flavin oxidoreductase/NADH oxidase, translating to MSNTRLFTPLKLRDVTLRNRVVVSPMCQYSSEDGFANEWHVVHLGSRAVGGAGLVLTEATAVEPEGRISPQDLGLWKDAHVETLARINRFMHQNGAASGVQLAHAGRKASTPRPWDTGQGSTVAPEHGGWTPVGPTAEAFDEAYPKPAALDEAGIARVVKAFGDAAVRAKAAGFQVVELHAAHGYLLHEFLSPLSNKRTDRYGGSFENRTRFALEVTRAVRAKWPESQPLFMRISATDWVEGGWTAEDSVALAKLVAKEGVDLIDCSSGGVVPGVKIPVGPGYQTSLAEKVRKETGLLTGAVGMIRSAFQAEHVLATGQADVVILARELLRDPYWPLRAAKELHADVLWPHQYERAKN from the coding sequence CACCCCGCTGAAGCTGCGGGACGTCACGCTGCGCAACCGCGTGGTGGTCTCACCCATGTGTCAGTACTCCAGCGAGGACGGCTTCGCCAATGAGTGGCACGTCGTGCACCTGGGCAGTCGCGCGGTGGGGGGCGCGGGGCTGGTGTTGACGGAGGCCACGGCGGTGGAGCCGGAGGGGCGCATCTCGCCGCAGGATTTGGGGCTGTGGAAGGACGCGCACGTGGAGACGTTGGCGCGCATCAACCGTTTCATGCACCAGAACGGCGCCGCGTCGGGCGTGCAACTGGCGCACGCGGGCCGGAAGGCCTCCACGCCTCGGCCCTGGGACACGGGGCAGGGCTCCACGGTGGCGCCGGAGCACGGGGGCTGGACGCCGGTGGGGCCCACGGCGGAGGCGTTCGACGAGGCGTATCCGAAGCCGGCGGCGCTGGACGAGGCGGGCATCGCGCGAGTGGTGAAGGCGTTCGGTGACGCGGCGGTGCGGGCCAAGGCGGCGGGGTTCCAGGTGGTGGAGCTGCACGCGGCGCACGGCTACCTGCTGCACGAGTTCCTGTCGCCGCTGTCGAACAAGCGGACGGACCGGTACGGCGGCTCGTTCGAGAACCGCACGCGCTTCGCGCTGGAGGTGACGCGCGCGGTGCGGGCGAAGTGGCCGGAGTCACAGCCGCTCTTCATGCGCATCTCCGCCACGGATTGGGTGGAGGGGGGCTGGACGGCGGAGGATTCGGTGGCGCTGGCGAAGCTGGTGGCGAAGGAGGGCGTGGACCTCATCGACTGCTCGTCGGGGGGCGTGGTGCCCGGGGTGAAGATTCCGGTGGGGCCGGGCTACCAGACGTCGCTGGCGGAGAAAGTTCGCAAGGAGACGGGCCTGCTGACGGGCGCGGTGGGGATGATCCGCTCCGCGTTCCAGGCGGAGCACGTCCTGGCGACGGGGCAGGCGGACGTCGTCATCCTGGCGCGGGAGCTGCTGCGCGATCCGTACTGGCCGCTGCGCGCCGCGAAGGAGCTGCACGCGGACGTCCTCTGGCCGCACCAGTACGAGCGCGCGAAGAACTGA
- a CDS encoding alpha/beta fold hydrolase: MPFATKSGRRIHYEMEGQGPPLLLLHGLLQLGSHWTLKEYAPALKGAYTVVTFDSLGHGQSDAPHEPEAYVLRRRVEDVLSVLDTLSIPQAHAWGYSMGGWTVCGLAAFAPERLASYVVGGWDPTNGLRTAAMALAKNLPPGTEVDWFQVLLMGARRAPELAEVIATGDLRALRLCLQACEDTAGLDDALVRSGRPGLLYCGAQDPYHDPMKAVAERAGASFATIEHADHGGAWAKAARVLPRVAAFLASVTR, translated from the coding sequence ATGCCGTTCGCCACGAAGTCCGGCCGCCGCATCCACTACGAGATGGAAGGCCAGGGTCCTCCCCTCCTGCTGTTGCACGGCCTGCTCCAGTTGGGCTCGCACTGGACGCTCAAGGAGTACGCGCCCGCGTTGAAGGGCGCGTACACGGTGGTGACGTTCGATTCGCTGGGCCACGGCCAGAGCGACGCGCCGCACGAACCCGAGGCCTATGTTCTGCGGCGCCGGGTGGAGGACGTGCTGTCGGTGCTCGACACGCTGTCGATTCCGCAGGCGCATGCGTGGGGGTACTCGATGGGGGGCTGGACGGTGTGCGGGCTGGCGGCCTTCGCGCCGGAGCGGCTGGCGTCGTACGTGGTGGGAGGGTGGGATCCGACCAACGGCTTGCGCACGGCCGCCATGGCGCTGGCGAAGAACCTCCCGCCAGGGACGGAGGTGGACTGGTTCCAGGTGTTGTTGATGGGCGCCCGGCGCGCGCCGGAGCTGGCGGAGGTCATCGCCACGGGCGACCTGCGGGCCCTGCGCCTGTGCCTCCAGGCCTGCGAGGACACGGCGGGCCTGGATGATGCGCTGGTGCGGTCCGGAAGGCCGGGGCTCCTGTACTGCGGAGCCCAGGATCCGTACCACGACCCCATGAAGGCCGTGGCGGAGCGGGCCGGCGCGAGCTTCGCGACCATCGAGCACGCGGACCACGGCGGCGCCTGGGCCAAGGCGGCCAGGGTGTTGCCCCGGGTCGCCGCGTTCCTGGCGTCCGTGACGCGGTAG
- a CDS encoding FAD-dependent monooxygenase — protein MTPPPVASAPVRHVLISGAGIGGLTLACALHRAGLRATVLERADALRPVGAGLIVQVNASLALRRIGLCDAVVAEGALVEHSAVLDVSGQRLTQVDVGALQRELDAPMVALHRARLQAVLRAHVGPEDDVRLGVAVTGFQDDGARVTASLSDGTTVSGDVLVGADGLRSAVRTGLWGEQPTRYSGYTSWRGVCPAAELVAPGHVSETWGPGARFGIVPIGHGEVYWFATLNASAGTEDAPGQTLSALRERFSGWHAPIAALLTATPPERVLRTDIHDRPPLRQWSRGRVTLLGDAAHPMTPNLGQGGCQAIEDAVVLAESLAAPGAVEDALRAYEARRLTRANQMVVRSRQMGRVGQWENGAARFVRDSLLRCVPASMAAQQIRELVKSAS, from the coding sequence ATGACTCCGCCTCCCGTCGCGTCCGCGCCCGTCCGACACGTCCTCATCTCCGGGGCTGGCATTGGAGGGCTCACGCTGGCGTGCGCGCTGCACCGCGCCGGCCTGCGCGCCACCGTGCTCGAACGCGCGGACGCGCTGCGGCCGGTGGGCGCGGGGCTCATCGTGCAGGTGAATGCCTCGCTCGCGCTGCGCCGCATCGGCCTGTGTGACGCGGTGGTGGCCGAAGGGGCCCTGGTGGAACACAGCGCCGTGCTCGATGTGTCGGGCCAGCGCCTCACCCAGGTGGACGTAGGAGCGCTCCAGCGGGAGCTGGATGCGCCGATGGTCGCGCTGCACCGCGCTCGCCTCCAGGCCGTCCTGCGCGCCCACGTCGGCCCGGAGGATGACGTGCGCCTGGGCGTCGCGGTGACGGGCTTCCAGGACGACGGGGCCCGGGTCACCGCGTCCCTGTCCGACGGCACCACCGTCTCCGGCGACGTGCTGGTGGGCGCGGACGGCCTGCGCTCCGCCGTGCGCACCGGGCTGTGGGGCGAACAGCCCACCCGGTACTCCGGCTACACGAGCTGGCGCGGCGTGTGCCCGGCCGCGGAGCTCGTCGCCCCGGGACACGTCTCCGAAACGTGGGGGCCCGGCGCGCGCTTCGGCATCGTGCCCATCGGCCATGGCGAGGTGTACTGGTTCGCCACGCTCAACGCCTCGGCGGGGACGGAGGACGCCCCCGGACAGACGCTCTCCGCCTTGCGCGAGCGCTTCTCCGGATGGCATGCGCCCATCGCGGCCCTGCTCACGGCGACCCCTCCCGAGCGCGTCCTGCGCACGGACATCCACGACCGCCCGCCGCTGCGCCAATGGAGCCGGGGCCGGGTGACCCTCCTGGGCGACGCCGCGCACCCGATGACGCCGAACCTGGGGCAGGGCGGCTGTCAGGCCATCGAGGACGCCGTGGTGCTGGCGGAGTCCCTGGCGGCCCCGGGCGCGGTGGAGGATGCGCTGCGCGCCTACGAGGCCCGCCGGCTGACGCGCGCCAACCAGATGGTCGTGCGCTCACGGCAGATGGGGCGCGTGGGCCAGTGGGAGAACGGCGCCGCTCGCTTCGTGCGGGATTCGCTGCTGCGGTGCGTTCCCGCGAGCATGGCCGCGCAGCAGATTCGGGAGCTGGTGAAGTCCGCGTCGTGA
- a CDS encoding MBL fold metallo-hydrolase, with product MLTEVQAGPYTVRGISVGGVYTSLLVPELGVLLDVGVPIRSFASTDRIFLSHGHADHASALGSLLGIRALVGKGPPQVYLPAEIEAPVQEAIAALGRLHRMNADLHTVPMRPGDTLKLQQDLWVRAFRTHHPVPSLGYQFIRRVSKLKPEFRELPPAEIGRRRQAGEPLFDEVERLELAYCTDTLSNVLERQPSLFDSRVLILECTFIDAERTVRDAQERAHIHLEEIASMADRFQNEALVLMHFSQAYSPAQVHATLKARLPASLLERVRIFAPDSGRWFG from the coding sequence ATGCTGACCGAGGTGCAGGCAGGACCCTATACCGTGCGCGGTATCTCCGTGGGCGGTGTGTACACGTCGCTCCTCGTACCGGAATTGGGCGTGCTGCTGGATGTCGGCGTTCCCATCCGCTCCTTCGCCAGCACGGATCGCATCTTCCTGAGTCATGGCCATGCGGACCACGCCAGCGCGCTGGGGTCGCTCCTGGGCATCCGCGCGCTGGTGGGGAAGGGCCCGCCGCAGGTCTATCTCCCAGCGGAGATCGAAGCCCCCGTCCAGGAGGCCATCGCCGCGCTGGGACGGCTGCACCGCATGAACGCGGACCTCCACACCGTGCCCATGCGCCCCGGTGACACCCTCAAGCTCCAGCAGGACCTCTGGGTGCGTGCCTTTCGCACGCACCATCCCGTGCCGTCGCTGGGCTACCAGTTCATCCGCCGCGTCTCCAAGCTCAAGCCCGAGTTCCGCGAGCTGCCCCCCGCGGAGATCGGCCGCCGTCGCCAGGCCGGTGAGCCCCTCTTCGATGAGGTCGAACGCCTGGAGCTGGCCTACTGCACCGACACGCTGTCCAACGTGCTGGAGCGCCAGCCGTCCCTGTTCGACAGCCGCGTGCTCATCCTCGAATGCACGTTCATCGACGCGGAGCGCACCGTGCGCGATGCGCAGGAGCGGGCCCACATCCACCTGGAGGAGATCGCCTCCATGGCCGACCGCTTCCAGAACGAGGCCCTGGTCCTGATGCACTTCAGTCAGGCTTACAGCCCCGCTCAGGTCCACGCGACCCTCAAGGCCCGGCTGCCCGCCTCGCTCCTGGAGCGTGTGCGAATCTTCGCTCCGGACTCCGGCCGCTGGTTCGGTTGA